The Caulobacter sp. FWC26 genome contains a region encoding:
- a CDS encoding ABC transporter ATP-binding protein, with product MTGSAASAPLAEAPDVDKYPIEVRGLVSRFGDNVIHDGLDLKVERGEILGVVGGSGTGKSVLLNSIIGLKTPDDGHVRLFGSDMRTASRRRWSSVERRWGVLFQQGALFSNLTVRENVSAPLFEHTQLPRSEVEAIADLKIAMVGLPARAATLKPAELSGGMRKRAGLARALAMDPELLFLDEPTAGLDPIGAQAFDALIQDLSNSLELTVFMITHDLDSLYTITDRVAVLADKKVVAVAPVRELERSEHPWIKQYFLGPRGRAAAAAEELAESRTDY from the coding sequence ATGACCGGCTCGGCCGCCTCCGCGCCGCTCGCCGAAGCGCCGGACGTTGACAAGTATCCGATCGAGGTCCGAGGCCTTGTCTCGCGGTTCGGCGACAACGTCATCCACGACGGCCTCGACCTGAAGGTCGAGCGCGGCGAAATCCTGGGAGTCGTCGGAGGTTCGGGCACCGGAAAATCGGTTCTGCTCAACAGCATCATCGGCTTGAAGACGCCGGACGACGGCCATGTCCGCCTATTCGGAAGCGACATGCGCACCGCTTCCAGACGTCGCTGGTCATCGGTCGAGCGCCGATGGGGCGTCCTCTTCCAGCAGGGCGCGCTGTTCTCCAATCTCACGGTCCGCGAGAATGTGTCGGCGCCCCTTTTCGAGCACACGCAACTTCCGCGCAGCGAAGTCGAAGCGATCGCGGACTTGAAGATCGCGATGGTGGGTCTGCCGGCTCGCGCAGCGACGTTGAAGCCTGCGGAACTGTCAGGCGGTATGCGAAAGCGCGCAGGCCTCGCCCGGGCTCTGGCGATGGACCCGGAACTGTTGTTCCTGGACGAACCGACCGCAGGCCTCGACCCGATCGGCGCCCAAGCGTTCGACGCCCTGATCCAGGACCTATCCAATAGCCTGGAACTGACGGTGTTCATGATCACCCATGACCTGGACAGCCTCTACACGATCACCGATCGCGTGGCGGTGCTGGCCGACAAAAAGGTGGTCGCCGTGGCGCCGGTTCGCGAACTGGAGCGTTCGGAACATCCCTGGATCAAGCAATACTTCCTAGGCCCCCGAGGGCGCGCCGCCGCGGCCGCCGAGGAACTGGCCGAGTCGAGGACCGACTACTGA
- a CDS encoding MlaD family protein, with the protein MERNANYALVGAISLALFMGLVIFVVWLAKLSFNRDYDLYDVLFVGPVRGLSEGGEVHFNGIKVGEVTRIELDKTDPNRVIARVRVTSDVPIKVDSFATLEPQGITGVNYVQITAGSPNKELLKDTVKNGKVPVLRSQRSALSDLLEGGGTVLTRTIEALDRVNRVLSDKNIKSFGATMTNVQAVTQEMRDRKAIFADAQKTLQSIDQTAQSITELSNSANRLVDGDAKRTLQELGDAATELKAATKDARGMVSKLEGPTSDFATTGLPQLSAAIVTLQSAAESLDRLVGEVEQNPRGVVGKAPAKEVEVKP; encoded by the coding sequence ATGGAAAGAAACGCCAACTACGCCCTTGTCGGGGCTATTTCGCTGGCGCTCTTCATGGGCCTGGTGATCTTCGTCGTCTGGCTCGCGAAACTGAGCTTCAATCGCGACTACGACCTCTACGATGTCCTGTTCGTCGGCCCGGTGCGCGGGCTCTCGGAGGGCGGCGAGGTCCACTTCAATGGCATCAAGGTCGGCGAAGTGACGCGGATCGAACTCGATAAGACCGATCCCAATCGGGTCATCGCGCGCGTGCGCGTCACTTCGGACGTACCGATCAAGGTGGACAGCTTCGCCACGCTGGAACCGCAAGGGATCACGGGCGTGAACTACGTGCAGATCACGGCGGGCTCGCCCAACAAGGAGCTGCTGAAGGACACGGTGAAGAACGGCAAGGTGCCGGTCCTTCGCAGCCAGCGCAGCGCCCTGTCGGACTTGCTGGAAGGCGGCGGCACCGTACTGACGCGGACCATTGAGGCGCTGGATCGCGTCAACCGCGTGCTATCGGACAAGAACATCAAGAGCTTTGGCGCGACGATGACCAACGTCCAGGCCGTCACCCAGGAAATGCGTGATCGCAAGGCGATCTTCGCCGACGCGCAGAAGACGTTGCAGAGCATCGACCAGACCGCGCAGTCGATCACCGAGCTCTCCAACAGCGCCAACCGGCTGGTCGATGGCGACGCCAAGCGCACCCTCCAGGAGTTGGGCGACGCTGCGACCGAACTGAAGGCCGCCACCAAGGATGCTCGCGGCATGGTCTCAAAGCTGGAAGGCCCGACCAGCGACTTCGCCACGACCGGCCTGCCGCAACTGTCGGCCGCCATCGTCACCCTGCAGTCGGCCGCCGAGTCCTTGGACCGTCTGGTCGGCGAGGTGGAACAGAACCCTCGCGGCGTTGTCGGCAAGGCGCCCGCCAAGGAAGTGGAGGTCAAGCCGTGA
- a CDS encoding ABC-type transport auxiliary lipoprotein family protein, producing MIPMNRKIARGAIKAVIVVAAAASLSACISVFPKTDPVSLYRFGQAEVRAEKAPAGAMFGVMKAPTVFTRPSAGDRLLTSTNGEVAYIADARWVSPAFVLFEEAVASAFQNDAGRARLIGRGEIAKADLVLRLEVRTFEAQYVNGPKSAPEIVVRVRGVLNRNQDRALVGDQIFEARVKATDNRVSAIVPAYDQAVAKVLGDVVTWVNASGSGIQN from the coding sequence GTGATCCCGATGAACCGCAAGATCGCGCGTGGCGCCATCAAGGCCGTAATTGTGGTGGCGGCCGCCGCCAGTCTTTCGGCCTGTATCAGCGTCTTCCCGAAGACCGATCCGGTCAGCCTGTACCGCTTCGGCCAAGCTGAGGTCCGCGCCGAGAAAGCCCCGGCCGGCGCCATGTTCGGCGTGATGAAGGCGCCCACGGTGTTCACCCGCCCCTCCGCCGGCGATCGGCTGTTGACGAGCACCAACGGCGAAGTCGCCTACATCGCCGACGCCCGCTGGGTCTCGCCGGCCTTCGTGCTGTTTGAAGAGGCCGTCGCCAGCGCTTTCCAGAACGACGCCGGTCGCGCGCGTCTGATCGGTCGGGGCGAGATCGCCAAGGCCGACCTTGTTCTCCGTCTGGAGGTTCGGACCTTCGAGGCGCAGTACGTCAACGGCCCAAAGTCGGCGCCTGAGATCGTCGTACGCGTACGCGGCGTGCTCAACCGCAACCAAGACCGGGCTCTCGTGGGCGACCAGATCTTCGAGGCCCGCGTAAAGGCCACCGACAACCGCGTCTCGGCGATCGTGCCCGCCTATGATCAGGCCGTGGCCAAGGTGCTGGGCGACGTCGTGACCTGGGTGAACGCGTCAGGATCCGGGATCCAGAACTAA
- a CDS encoding NUDIX hydrolase: protein MPESSTGVIRPAATILLLRDAPTFEVLMVKRHHQIDFAAGALVFPGGKSHQGDSDPRWRDLAIGFDADDLDGAALRIAAIREAYEEAGILLARDRDGAFYAGEAAKDIRAAVADDKVAFIDVVEDLGLKLDLSALTVFARWITPKLMPKRFDTWFYVAHAPLAQQAICDGHEAVDAEWIAPSQALELAASGQRKVIFPTRMNLQLLAESRDPVDAVSRSLSRPLVTVEPWVDGRVLRIPDDAGYGAVTEPLEAL from the coding sequence ATGCCTGAGTCATCAACAGGGGTGATCCGCCCCGCCGCCACCATACTGCTGCTTCGAGACGCGCCGACGTTCGAGGTTCTGATGGTGAAGCGGCATCACCAGATCGACTTCGCGGCCGGGGCGCTGGTCTTTCCGGGCGGCAAGAGCCACCAAGGCGACAGTGACCCGCGCTGGCGCGATCTCGCGATCGGCTTCGATGCAGACGATCTTGATGGCGCGGCCCTGCGCATCGCCGCGATCCGCGAAGCCTATGAAGAGGCGGGCATACTCCTGGCCCGCGATCGCGACGGAGCCTTTTACGCGGGCGAGGCGGCCAAGGACATTCGCGCCGCTGTCGCCGACGACAAGGTCGCCTTTATCGACGTGGTCGAGGACCTGGGGCTTAAGCTCGACCTGTCGGCGCTGACGGTTTTTGCACGCTGGATCACGCCCAAGCTGATGCCCAAGCGCTTCGACACCTGGTTCTATGTCGCCCACGCGCCGCTGGCGCAGCAGGCAATCTGCGACGGGCATGAGGCTGTGGACGCCGAATGGATCGCGCCGAGCCAGGCGCTGGAACTGGCGGCGTCCGGCCAGCGCAAGGTAATCTTCCCGACACGGATGAATCTCCAGCTGCTCGCCGAGAGCCGGGATCCCGTCGACGCGGTGTCGCGCTCGCTGAGTCGACCGCTCGTGACGGTAGAGCCGTGGGTCGACGGGCGCGTTCTGCGTATCCCCGACGACGCCGGCTACGGCGCCGTCACGGAGCCCTTGGAAGCGCTTTAG
- the spbR gene encoding pole-localized protein SpbR, which produces MATTRAALTDADIRMLVKGATPDERALAAHKLCRSIDRTVLSEDERQIAHDILRVMAADAAELVRRAMAVTLKNSLALPPDVAMRLARDVESVSLPIISFSPVFTDADLAEIVKVGGPVRQMAVAKRPKLSSKITTLLVEQGGEDVVATVCANDNARFSEVTLQKALDRFAKSEQVLQAVAYRSALPLAVTERLIDMVGEQLRDHILTAHALSPERTMELVLGAKERATIDLVDQAGRTSDPKAFVAHLNKMGRLSPSLILRALAHGHMTFFEWAVAELAGVPHHRTWLMIHDAGPLGLKAICERAGLPPRLYSAFRAGVDAFHGLEFDGGAHDRERFQEHMIQRFLTSTHVASREDSEYLLERMDRSATKRRAQSA; this is translated from the coding sequence ATGGCCACCACACGCGCTGCACTCACCGACGCCGACATCCGCATGCTCGTGAAGGGCGCGACGCCCGACGAGCGCGCCCTGGCGGCGCACAAGCTCTGTCGCAGCATTGACCGCACGGTCCTGAGCGAGGACGAGCGTCAGATTGCGCACGACATCCTGCGGGTCATGGCCGCAGACGCGGCCGAGCTGGTCCGGCGGGCCATGGCCGTGACGCTGAAGAACTCTCTGGCCCTGCCGCCCGACGTCGCTATGCGGCTGGCGCGCGATGTCGAGAGCGTCAGCCTGCCGATCATCAGCTTTTCGCCGGTCTTCACTGACGCCGACCTCGCCGAGATCGTGAAGGTGGGTGGGCCCGTGCGCCAGATGGCCGTCGCCAAGCGCCCGAAACTGTCGAGCAAGATCACGACGCTGCTGGTGGAGCAGGGCGGCGAGGACGTCGTTGCGACGGTTTGCGCCAACGACAACGCCCGCTTCTCCGAGGTGACTCTGCAGAAGGCGCTCGACCGCTTCGCCAAGTCCGAGCAGGTGCTGCAGGCGGTGGCCTATCGCTCGGCCTTGCCGCTGGCGGTCACCGAGCGTCTGATCGACATGGTCGGCGAGCAGTTGCGCGACCACATCCTGACCGCCCACGCGCTTTCCCCTGAGCGGACCATGGAGTTGGTCCTGGGCGCCAAGGAGCGGGCGACGATCGATCTGGTCGATCAGGCTGGTCGCACGAGCGATCCCAAGGCGTTCGTGGCTCACCTCAACAAGATGGGGCGGCTGTCCCCATCCCTGATCCTGCGCGCCTTGGCGCATGGCCACATGACCTTTTTCGAGTGGGCCGTCGCCGAGCTTGCCGGGGTTCCGCATCACCGCACCTGGCTGATGATCCACGACGCCGGCCCCCTGGGGCTGAAGGCCATCTGCGAGCGCGCGGGTCTTCCGCCGCGCCTCTATTCGGCGTTCCGGGCGGGCGTGGACGCCTTCCATGGCCTGGAATTCGATGGCGGCGCGCATGACCGCGAGCGGTTCCAGGAGCACATGATCCAGCGCTTCCTGACCTCGACACATGTGGCGTCGCGTGAGGACAGCGAGTACCTGCTGGAGCGGATGGACCGCAGCGCCACCAAGCGTCGAGCCCAGTCGGCTTGA